GGTTATTCTTCCCCCTCTACCTGAGAAACGGACCATCAGAGACTATGCAGTATCTCTAGCTGATGAGGCTGAAAGATGTAGTCCTAACGTTTTTCTCTTCGGTTCTACGTACATAGGGAGAGAAATGGCGGCCCGGGTTGCGGCAAGATTGAAAGCTGGGCTCTGTAGTAACTGCATTCATGTAGAATGTAATCGGGAGTCAGGAACGATCATTATGGAACGTTATCTTTACGGTGGTATGGCTATACAGAGGCTCGTCTGGGATCGGGTTCCGATAATGGCCACTGTTCCGCCCCGTGTTTTCCCTTCTGCCACACCTTTGGAAGCGGGCGAGGGTACAGTTAGAGAGTTGTTACCTCCACCTGCTTCTTCAGTTAAGGTGTTGACGAGAAAAATAAAACCAAAGGAAACACGAGATATTACGGGGGCGAAGGTCATAGTCGCAGCCGGGAGGGGTGTAGAGAAAAAAGAAGATCTTGATCTTGTGCAAAAACTTGCGGATTCTTTGGGTGGTGAATTGGCCTGCACTCGCCCCCTTGCAGAGGAGTTAAACTGGTTACCTGCGGAACTCTGTATCGGTCTTTCGGGTGTTACGGTAAAACCAGAATTGTACGTTGGTGTAGGTGTTTCAGGTCAGGTACAGCATATGACAGGTGTTAGAAATGCGAAAGTAATTTGTGCAATAAACAAAGACCAAAATGCCCCGATTTTCACGCAGGCTGATTTGGGGATAGTTGGTGACTTATACGACGTTTTACCCAAACTGAT
The genomic region above belongs to Syntrophales bacterium and contains:
- a CDS encoding electron transfer flavoprotein subunit alpha/FixB family protein, coding for MAGVWIFSEDRRLVLEMLHIGRRLNDAFGSAITVFTPASREETQVFFEYGAHEVVILPPLPEKRTIRDYAVSLADEAERCSPNVFLFGSTYIGREMAARVAARLKAGLCSNCIHVECNRESGTIIMERYLYGGMAIQRLVWDRVPIMATVPPRVFPSATPLEAGEGTVRELLPPPASSVKVLTRKIKPKETRDITGAKVIVAAGRGVEKKEDLDLVQKLADSLGGELACTRPLAEELNWLPAELCIGLSGVTVKPELYVGVGVSGQVQHMTGVRNAKVICAINKDQNAPIFTQADLGIVGDLYDVLPKLIEALRK